In Phlebotomus papatasi isolate M1 chromosome 1, Ppap_2.1, whole genome shotgun sequence, the following proteins share a genomic window:
- the LOC129810155 gene encoding pre-mRNA-splicing factor SPF27 has product MGEVDALPYIDQGYDSTGVREAAVAMVEEECRRYRPTKNYLEALPPLDNSSFETPAMAHEFERLQNRLPMETLSMKRYELPPPPPGKLSELNAWNDSISNSMAQLEHQSVRTINLELMLEYGCESWKAYLDILTYMQARSQARLQELQKEIQEVNWNRKSKQMQAGEKLRALEAQWVMLVSKNYEIEQVCAKLEEKIMAQKELMDKADD; this is encoded by the exons ATGGGAGAAGTCGACGCACTGCCCTACATTGATCAGGGTTATGACAGTACCGGAGTCCGGGAAGCG GCTGTCGCGATGGTTGAGGAAGAATGCCGGCGGTACCGACCGACAAAGAACTACCTAGAAGCCCTTCCTCCCCTGGACAACTCTTCTTTTGAGACTCCTGCCATGGCACATGAATTCGAGCGCCTGCAAAATCGTCTCCCGATGGAAACGCTCAGCATGAAGAGGTACGAACTGCCTCCTCCGCCTCCTGGGAAACTCTCTGAACTCAATGCCTGGAATGACAGCATTTCCAATTCCATGGCTCAGTTGGAGCATCAATCAGTGCGGACAATCAACCTGGAGCTGATGCTGGAGTATGGCTGTGAATCCTGGAAGGCCTACTTGGACATTCTCACGTACATGCAGGCGAGATCCCAGGCTCGGCTGCAGGAACTGCAGAAGGAGATTCAGGAGGTGAACTGGAACAGGAAGTCGAAGCAAATGCAGGCTGGAGAGAAGCTGAGGGCTCTTGAGGCTCAGTGGGTGATGCTAGTGTCAAAGAATTACGAGATTGAGCAAGTTTGTGCGAAGCTGGAGGAGAAGATCATGGCTCAGAAGGAACTTATGGACAAGGCAGATgattaa